One part of the Malus sylvestris chromosome 2, drMalSylv7.2, whole genome shotgun sequence genome encodes these proteins:
- the LOC126606483 gene encoding protein Brevis radix-like 4 codes for MLTCIARPKKLGDNSLSQPEVSDSTNTPASSSTKQQAAIKSLTFQLKDMALKASGAYRHCAPCAGPATAAQSRFKGSGESDADSDRFRWSYRRTGSSSSTTPRTWGKEMEARLKGISSGEGTPNSASGRRVDPVVFVEEREPKEWVAQVEAGVLITFVSLPRGGNDLKRIRFSRDIFNKWQAQRWWADNYDRVMELYNVQRFNRNAFPLPTPRRSEDESSKMESAEASPVTPPLTRERLPRNLYRPTGMAMSYSSSDSLDHHPMQSRHYSDSVGVNSTPKLSSISGTKTETSSMDASIRSSSSRDADRSGELSISNASDMETEWVEQDEPGVYITIRALPGGKRELRRVRFSREKFGEMHARLWWEENRARIHEQYL; via the exons ATGCTGACGTGCATAGCTCGCCCGAAGAAACTCGGCGACAACTCGCTGAGTCAGCCCGAGGTCTCCGACTCCACCAACACTCCGGCTTCCTCCAGTACCAAGCAGCAAGCCGCAATTAAATCGCTCACGTTTCAG CTCAAGGACATGGCATTAAAGGCTTCGGGAGCCTACAGGCACTGCGCCCCCTGCGCGGGGCCGGCGACGGCGGCTCAGAGTCGGTTCAAGGGGAGCGGCGAGTCGGACGCCGACTCGGACCGGTTCAGGTGGTCGTACCGGCGGACCGGGAGCTCGAGCTCGACGACGCCGAGGACTTGGGGGAAGGAGATGGAGGCGAGGCTGAAAGGGATCTCCAGCGGCGAGGGGACGCCGAACTCGGCCAGCGGGCGGCGAGTCGACCCGGTCGTGTTCGTGGAAGAGCGCGAGCCCAAGGAGTGGGTGGCTCAGGTGGAGGCCGGAGTTCTCATCACGTTCGTCTCCCTGCCACGTGGCGGGAACGATCTCAAGCGCATTCGGTTCAG TCGAGATATTTTCAACAAATGGCAAGCTCAGAGGTGGTGGGCTGACAACTATGACAGGGTCATGGAACTTTACAATGTTCAAAGGTTTAACCGGAATGCCTTCCCGCTTCCAACCCCACGAAGATCTGAAGATGAG AGTTCAAAGATGGAATCTGCAGAAGCCAGCCCTGTAACTCCACCACTAACTAGAGAACGCCTACCTCGCAACTTGTATCGTCCCACAGGGATGGCTATGAGCTACTCATCCTCAGATTCGCTCGATCATCACCCAATGCAGTCCCGCCATTACAGCGATTCAGTTGGTGTCAATTCCACCCCAAAACTCTCCAGCATAAGTGGGACCAAGACAGAGACATCATCCATGGATGCTTCTATCAGAAGTAGTTCGTCAAGGGATGCAGATCGCTCAGGGGAGCTATCAATCAGCAATGCCAGCGATATGGAGACTGAATGGGTTGAACAGGATGAGCCAGGGGTTTACATCACAATCAGAGCATTACCAGGGGGCAAACGGGAGCTTAGACGGGTCAGATTCAG CCGAGAAAAATTTGGGGAGATGCATGCCAGATTGTGGTGGGAAGAGAATCGGGCAAGGATACACGAACAATACTTGTGA
- the LOC126606472 gene encoding phospholipid:diacylglycerol acyltransferase 1-like: MSFLRRRKGKAASDSEPPSPPIGDDSQKEKEPQTQKEEQQQKHTHKKNGGEKQQRWSCVDSCCWFIGFICSIWWFLLFLYNAMPASFPQYVTEAITGPMTDPPGVKLRKEGLTVKHPVVFVPGIVTGGLELWEGHGCADGLFRKRLWGGTFGEVYKRPLCWVEHMSLDNETGLDPPGIRVRPVSGLVAADYFAPGYFVWAVLIANLARIGYEEKTMYMASYDWRLSFQNTEVRDQTLSRIKSNIELMVATNGGNKVVVIPHSMGVLYFLHFMKWVEAPGPMGGGGGSDWCAKHIKAVMNIGGPFLGVPKAIAGIFSMEARDIAVARAFAPGVLDKDVFGLQTLQHMMRMTRTWDATMSMIPKGGDTIWGGLDWSPEGYCNCSAKKVKNNDTISAVEKRVNYGRIVSFGKDVAEADSSKIEMIDFRDAVKGNFLANATQCDVWTEYHEMGVGGVKAVADYKVYTAGSILDLFHFVAPKLMARGDNHFSYGIADNLDDPKYEHYKYWSNPLETKLPNAPDMEIYSMYGVGIPTERAYVYKLTPSAECYIPFQIDTSAEGGSEDPCLKGGIYSTDGDETVPVLSAGFMCAKGWRGKTRFNPAGIPSYIREYDHAPPANLLEGRGTQSGAHVDIMGNFALIEDVLRVAAGATGEELGGDKVHSDIFKWSERINLDL, encoded by the exons ATGTCGTTTCTTAGACGGAGGAAGGGAAAAGCCGCTTCCGACTCGGAGCCGCCGTCTCCGCCGATTGGCGACGACAGCCAGAAAGAAAAGGAACCCCAAACGCAGAAGGAGGAGCAGCAGCAAAAGCACACTCACAAGAAAAATGGCGGGGAAAAGCAGCAGAGGTGGTCGTGCGTCGACAGCTGCTGCTGGTTCATTGGGTTCATATGCTCGATCTGGTGGTTCCTGCTCTTCCTCTACAACGCAATGCCCGCCTCGTTTCCGCAGTACGTGACGGAGGCGATAACGGGGCCGATGACGGACCCGCCGGGGGTGAAATTGAGGAAGGAGGGGCTCACGGTGAAGCACCCGGTGGTGTTTGTGCCCGGGATTGTCACGGGCGGGCTCGAACTGTGGGAAGGGCATGGTTGTGCAGATGGGTTGTTCAGGAAGCGGCTGTGGGGCGGCACATTTGGTGAAGTGTATAAAAG ACCGTTGTGCTGGGTTGAGCACATGTCTCTGGATAATGAGACTGGACTGGACCCTCCAGGTATACGGGTCAGGCCTGTTTCTGGCCTTGTGGCAGCTGATTACTTTGCACCAGGTTATTTcgtctgggcagttttgattgCAAATTTGGCTCGCATTGGATATGAAGAGAAAACAATGTATATGGCGTCATATGATTGGAGACTATCGTTTCAAAATACTGAG GTTAGGGACCAAACTTTAAGCAGGATAAAGAGTAACATAGAGCTTATGGTAGCCACAAATGGTGGTAACAAGGTGGTTGTTATTCCTCACTCAATGGGTGTTCTGTACTTTTTGCATTTCATGAAGTGGGTTGAGGCACCGGGACCAATGGGTGGTGGGGGTGGGTCAGATTGGTGTGCAAAGCATATTAAAGCTGTAATGAACATTGGTGGACCCTTTCTAGGGGTTCCAAAAGCCATTGCGGGAATTTTCTCAATGGAAGCTAGAGATATTGCAGTTGCCAG GGCTTTCGCACCAGGTGTTTTGGATAAGGATGTTTTTGGCCTCCAAACCTTACAACATATGATGCGAATGACCCGTACATGGGATGCAACCATGTCAATGATACCAAAAGGCGGGGACACTATTTGGGGTGGCCTTGATTGGTCACCTGAAGGATACTGCAATTGTAGTGCGAAGAAGGTGAAGAATAACGATACAATCAGTGCAGTTGAAAAGAGAGTAAACTATGGGAGGATTGTATCATTTGGGAAAGATGTAGCGGAGGCAGATTCCTCCAAGATTGAGATGATCGATTTCAGG GACGCTGTGAAGGGTAATTTCCTTGCAAATGCTACCCAGTGTGATGTATGGACGGAGTACCATGAAATGGGTGTTGGTGGTGTCAAGGCCGTTGCAGATTACAAGGTCTACACAGCTGGATCAATTTTGGATCTCTTTCACTTTGTTGCCCCCAAGCTGATGGCACGTGGGGATAATCATTTTTCTTATGGGATTGCTGACAATTTGGATGACCCAAAATATGAACACTACAAGTATTGGTCGAATCCCCTAGAAACAAA ATTACCAAATGCTCCGGATATGGAGATCTATTCCATGTATGGAGTTGGAATCCCAACAGAGAGAGCATATGTATACAAGTTAACTCCTAGTGCTGAATGCTACATTCCCTTTCAGATAGATACCTCAGCAGAGGGTGGAAGTGAGGACCCTTGTTTAAAAGGTGGAATATATTCCACTGATGGCGATGAAACTGTTCCTGTTCTGAGTGCGGGTTTCATGTGCGCTAAAGGTTGGAGGGGTAAGACCCGATTCAATCCTGCAGGCATCCCTTCTTACATAAGGGAATATGATCATGCCCCTCCGGCTAATCTTCTTGAGGGACGAGGCACCCAAAGTGGTGCTCATGTTGACATAATGGGAAACTTTGCTTTGATCGAGGATGTTTTAAGAGTGGCAGCAGGTGCTACGGGAGAGGAATTGGGCGGAGACAAAGTGCACTCTGATATTTTCAAATGGTCTGAAAGAATCAACTTAGATCTCTGA
- the LOC126606460 gene encoding uncharacterized protein LOC126606460 has protein sequence MASSSPTLPSDVIRSEILTRISPETLGSCRLVSKEWYHAAYDSFKLFCEKTNTTYGFFLQSKFYPNRVCTFLPVEDNNIDNSKTISLRFLHFPYSIEAADRGLLVGVSHKNHKIPRYFVCAPTTQYWKQIPNPKTRYFTRGTAIAVLRSSSNSNPVLSSWFKIIRLSEPETNPSFDNHYISEVFDSNTWSWKQLNDLILPHGVLLGTNSPVSACCALYWHLTNNQILAFYQDKETWETFALPHPMCNNVHWKYSLTAYQGRLALVRKEGGDEFTEYWIMEDHREKIWSERKRLSTRGTSVIAFCDSDVALMKEYGKMIFYNFKECRVSKLVELESWHEPDYIFSFPATKNPGNIADHVTHNLAWGWCFKFILLLFVITLFWFWLLDI, from the coding sequence ATGGCTTCTTCTTCACCAACTCTCCCTTCCGACGTTATACGTTCCGAGATTTTAACCCGAATATCCCCGGAAACCCTAGGCAGTTGCAGACTTGTCTCGAAGGAATGGTACCATGCCGCCTATGACTCCTTCAAACTATTTTGTGAGAAAACCAACACAACATATGGCTTCTTCCTTCAGAGCAAGTTCTACCCAAACCGTGTTTGCACCTTCTTACCAGTGGAAGATAACAACATCGACAACTCCAAAACTATTTCGCTTAGGTTCTTACATTTTCCCTACAGTATTGAAGCCGCCGATCGAGGTTTACTCGTCGGCGTGAGCCATAAAAACCATAAGATTCCTCGCTACTTTGTTTGCGCTCCTACTACTCAATACTGGAAACAAATACCAAACCCTAAGACTAGGTATTTTACTCGGGGCACTGCTATTGCCGTGTTGAGGTCGAGTTCGAATTCGAACCCAGTTTTGAGCAGCTGGTTTAAGATTATTCGATTATCGGAGCCCGAGACCAACCCCTCATTTGACAACCACTATATAAGCGAAGTCTTTGATTCAAACACTTGGTCTTGGAAGCAGCTGAACGATTTGATTTTACCTCACGGGGTTTTGTTGGGCACCAATTCACCTGTTTCAGCGTGCTGCGCGCTTTACTGGCATCTTACCAACAACCAAATACTGGCTTTCTATCAAGACAAGGAAACCTGGGAAACCTTCGCGCTACCACACCCTATGTGCAACAACGTGCATTGGAAGTACAGTTTAACCGCTTACCAAGGCCGTCTCGCGTTGGTTCGCAAAGAAGGAGGTGATGAGTTCACGGAATACTGGATAATGGAAGACCACCGAGAAAAAATATGGAGTGAGAGGAAGAGACTAAGCACCCGAGGGACTTCTGTTATAGCATTCTGCGACAGTGACGTTGCGCTCATGAAGGAATATGGGAAGATgatattttacaattttaaagAGTGCAGAGTATCCAAGCTAGTGGAACTAGAGAGCTGGCATGAGCCGGACTACATTTTCAGTTTTCCGGCCACAAAAAATCCGGGAAATATTGCCGATCATGTCACTCACAACTTAGCTTGGGGCTGGTGTTTCAAGTTCATCCTTTTGTTGTTTGTCATtactttgttttggttttggttattAGACATTTAA